Sequence from the Xenorhabdus nematophila ATCC 19061 genome:
AACAACGCATATAAGCGGGATCAAAGACAATTTCCGGTTCCTTATGTTGACTTAATACGGCAATACGACGGCAGCCGTCAGTATCCGACATAAAAGTCGGATCAGCATCAATCTCAAAATTTGGTTTCTGCAATTCAGAAACAGTTTCAGCATCTAAATGAATATTCTTTGTCTGAAATAAATAGGTTTCAGCATTTATATCACCTCTCAGGCAATATAAAGCCACCCAATCCGCTTTTGCATCATGGAAACCATCTTCAACATGCCATTCCAAAAATTTCTTGTTTGTCCCTAATTGCATATCCTTATATTTTTCTATTGGAAAAATATCGTCAATAAAGTTAAAGTTCTTTTTATTGACAAACGAATAGATGTAACCAATCCGGGATAAAATCGTTGATATCAAAGTACGAACACTGGCTACCTCAGGACTATTTGTTTGCTCATAGGATAAAGGTGTCAGACTGAGATTATCAGGAACAGGTAATCCTTTTATTAACAAATAATTTTTGTTTTCCAATGCGCGAAAATTAAACAGCCTTTTCTGTAATCGTTCAGGTAAATTAAAAGAATATTGAAAACATTTCCAATAAAAATCTTCAAAATTGTCAATATCATATTTTAGATCAGACTCTGAAAACATTTGTGTTAAAGATATCAGCTCTGTTGGATTAAGTTCAAAAATAAAATCGCTAACTTCCTGAGTATCAGGCATCATGTATTGTTCCTTCTTGTTTATAAAGGCTATTCTTTAAAATTATATTTCCAGCAGGAAACAATATATATTTAGGAATATAAATTAACCAAAAAGTTTACGAATACCAGTAAAGATCAACACCAACGCTTCTCGTTCTGCAAATGATAAATTGGGATGCCAAATATCCATTAATAAACAAATCCTGTGTTTATCTGATCGATTATAAGCTTCATGCTGATAAGAATAATCAAAAAGTAAGCATTCTCCTTCTTGCCAATTTCTGGCTTCATTGGCAACAATGATCTGACAATTGCTGGCAGGAATATCAACCGCAAAATGTAGATTAAGGGTGAAATTCCATAAATCACAGTGAGGTTTAATCACTGTACCTGGCTGCAATACCGAAAAATGGACTTCCAATAAAGGACAATGCCAGTCCCGTAACTCGTTATTAAAAATATACCATGTAGCAGGAAGAATATTGGCGATTGCACTATTAGGCTGACCATTTTTAAACAAATAGAGTGCTTTCCAATCTTTTTGCGTGCCCAAATAGTGTTCATAATCGATTACATATTCACACTCACCGCTCATGACTGCATTCATTTCCTGTTTTATTTTCCCCGCACTCTTCATTAATGCTGTGACTAATGGCTGCAACTGTGGAAAATCATTCGTCTCCAGCCACGGAGTCGTGGAAAGTCCCGGCATAATATATTTGGCATCCGCTTGTAATGGTGATCTTTGTTGTAATAAAGGATAAAACATATCCTCTACTCTTTTTAAACAGTCATGCCCATATTTTTCTTTGATTTCAACCAATTGATCTTCAAATAGTTCCAACATATAACCCCCTGATATTTATTTTCTATTTTGATGACATAATAGAAATTATTAGGTTCTAAATCGGCACTTTCTACTTTATTTTGGCGTGTTATTGTTGATTTCAATACTCTCCACCAGACCATTATCCATAGTGATAACTCTGTCCGCGACATGGAAATATTTATCATCATGGCTAATGACAATGACCGTCTTTCCATTGAGTTTCATCTCAGCAAGTAACTCATTATAGAAAAAACCCCTGTAATTGGGATCTTGATCTGCTGCCCATTCATCAAACAAATAAATAGGTGCATCTTCTAAATAAGATATGACCAGAGCCAAACGTTTACGCTGACCATGTGAAAGCTTAGTTGTCGATAATTTTCCATTTTTAACCGTCACTTTTCCTGCTAAATCTAATTTATTTAGGTATTGACGGGTTAACTCATCATCAGCCAGCTCACCTTTTCGATTAATGACCGTATCAAATAGATAAAAGTCGGAATGAATAACACTGTACATATTCAGGTAATTATCTCGGTTATCTTTATTAATTAATTTGTTATCGATGAAGATATCGCCATTGGATTGATTTAACAAACCAATCAATAACTTAGCAAAAGTTGACTTACCACTACCGTTACCCCCCTTAATGATAATAATTTCACCACGCTGAATCTCCAGATTAATCGGCCCGACTGAAAAACTGTTTCCTTCCCCCGCATACTGAAAGCTGACAGAACGCAGGGAAATCTGGGACCATTCTCTAAACTCTTCTGTCTTAGATGAAGCGGGATCCATTGATAAATTCTCAGAGAACTGCAAGCGATCAATCTTACGCAAGGATATGAGTGCTTTTATGATGGTTTCCTGTGAAGACAGAATAAAATCAACCGGTCCCAGCAAAAAGGTCATGATAAATATAAATGTAAGAATATCATTGCCTTTTCCTATTCCCCACATGACATGGGAGAATAACAGTGTTCCAAGCACAAGAAATAATAGTATCTGCCCCCAGTTTTCATTCAGCTTCCAGAAAATCTCTGATTTGAGATCGGAAATATTGATTTTTTCTAATGAAGGTAAAACTCCCCTGTTAAAAAATGAATGTTTACGCTTTTCATTGTTATTAAGCTCTTTAACGCCATCTACCAGGCTTTTGAACTGCTCATGAAGACTATCATAATCCTCACGGTATATTTCATCATAGGCCTCAGCCCTGCTAATAAAATAGCGTGTGATAAGAAGCCCAAAAGGCAGAATGACCACGGTGACAATAAACAGCTCAATAGATTTGAATGCCAGAAAGCCAAAACAGGCGATGACAGTAATCACATGGTAAATGAACTGTGGCATGGTAGAAATGGCTCTGGAAATATCGCTCACATCAGAGGTTAAACTGGCCTGAACTTTATGCCCACCAATCCTATCCAGGATAGCATAAGGTGTATTCAAAATACGTTTCACTAAGGTACTGCGAACTTCAAAAATAATTTTTATACTTAACTTTGTCATTAAGTAATTAGCAAAAGAACTGACAACAAATAAACTCACAAGTCCGATTAAAAATTTAATTGTCCATGATACTAAGTCAGTACTAATCTGCTCCAGAGCATCGTCAGTAATCAATGAGATTAACCAAATACTAAAGAAAGCACTAAAAGCACCCACAATACTATTAAGAGTAATTTTTACCCCGTTTTCTTTAACTAAATCAGAGA
This genomic interval carries:
- a CDS encoding TauD/TfdA family dioxygenase, with the translated sequence MMPDTQEVSDFIFELNPTELISLTQMFSESDLKYDIDNFEDFYWKCFQYSFNLPERLQKRLFNFRALENKNYLLIKGLPVPDNLSLTPLSYEQTNSPEVASVRTLISTILSRIGYIYSFVNKKNFNFIDDIFPIEKYKDMQLGTNKKFLEWHVEDGFHDAKADWVALYCLRGDINAETYLFQTKNIHLDAETVSELQKPNFEIDADPTFMSDTDGCRRIAVLSQHKEPEIVFDPAYMRCLTPNSEIALKKLNQCIDENREAFILSPGEMLLFDNRKVAHARSEYEPRYDGYDRWLLRALILESKFKARDHFYAGTLRAK
- a CDS encoding aspartyl/asparaginyl beta-hydroxylase domain-containing protein, which codes for MVEIKEKYGHDCLKRVEDMFYPLLQQRSPLQADAKYIMPGLSTTPWLETNDFPQLQPLVTALMKSAGKIKQEMNAVMSGECEYVIDYEHYLGTQKDWKALYLFKNGQPNSAIANILPATWYIFNNELRDWHCPLLEVHFSVLQPGTVIKPHCDLWNFTLNLHFAVDIPASNCQIIVANEARNWQEGECLLFDYSYQHEAYNRSDKHRICLLMDIWHPNLSFAEREALVLIFTGIRKLFG
- a CDS encoding cyclic peptide export ABC transporter, whose translation is MISDLVKENGVKITLNSIVGAFSAFFSIWLISLITDDALEQISTDLVSWTIKFLIGLVSLFVVSSFANYLMTKLSIKIIFEVRSTLVKRILNTPYAILDRIGGHKVQASLTSDVSDISRAISTMPQFIYHVITVIACFGFLAFKSIELFIVTVVILPFGLLITRYFISRAEAYDEIYREDYDSLHEQFKSLVDGVKELNNNEKRKHSFFNRGVLPSLEKINISDLKSEIFWKLNENWGQILLFLVLGTLLFSHVMWGIGKGNDILTFIFIMTFLLGPVDFILSSQETIIKALISLRKIDRLQFSENLSMDPASSKTEEFREWSQISLRSVSFQYAGEGNSFSVGPINLEIQRGEIIIIKGGNGSGKSTFAKLLIGLLNQSNGDIFIDNKLINKDNRDNYLNMYSVIHSDFYLFDTVINRKGELADDELTRQYLNKLDLAGKVTVKNGKLSTTKLSHGQRKRLALVISYLEDAPIYLFDEWAADQDPNYRGFFYNELLAEMKLNGKTVIVISHDDKYFHVADRVITMDNGLVESIEINNNTPK